The genomic window GAAAATCAGACAGGTGAACAACAGGGTGGCAACCGTCATGCCCGAGATAGGATTGGACGAAGAGCCGATTTCACCCGTCAGGCGCGACGACACGGTGGCGAACAGGAAGCCAAATACCAGGATCAATAAAGCGCCCAGTAAATTCATGTGCAGCGGGGTGGCGAAGGTAATCACCGCGATGATAGACAGTGCGCCTATCAATACCCATTTCATAGGGATGTCTTGGTCGGTACGAAGACGTACTTCGGCGGCACGTGGTGCACCGCTTTGATCGGTTTTTTTCAAGCCAGATAGTCCTGCCGATAAACTGCGCCAGATAGTAGGCATGGCGCGTACCAGACTGATTAAGCCACCTGCCGCAACCGCACCGGCACCGATGTAAAGCACGTAAGCGCTGCGCACATCATGCGGACTCATTTCGCTAATCAGTTTGACGCCCGGGCTCAAAGGCACACTGAGCGAGTCGCCAAAAAATTTGATCATAGGGATTAACAGCAGATACGACATGACACCGCCAGCGGCCATCACAGAAGCAATCTTAGGGCCGATGATGTAGCCGACGCCGAGTAGTTCAGGCGAGACTTCTATCCCCATCGAGCCACCCTTGAGCGGCGCGCCAAAGGCGACTTCAGGCGTATCTTTCCAGCCTTTAAAAGCGACGTTGATGACCTTGTACAAAATACCGACCGCGAAACCGCCGAAGATGATGGCGGCGCGTTTGCCCGCCTCATCTTGTGCGTGCGGATTGCTGCTTTCACCGGCGGCAGCACGCGATGAATCGGTCGCTGCGGCTTTCAGGACTTCGGCGCAGGCAGTGCCTTCCGGGTATTTCAGTACACCGTGGTTTTCAACGATCATGGCGCGGCGCATAGGGATCATTAATAAAATACCCAATAAACCGCCGAGTACCGCAACCAAGGCGACCCGTGAGATTTCCAGATCGAAACCTAAAATCAAAATCGCGGGCATGGTGACACCCAGACCAAAGGCGATCGACTCGCCGGCTGATCCTGCAGTCTGGGTAATGCTGTTTTCTAAGATGGTTGAATCTTTTCCGCCTAGCTTATTGATCAGTCGAAAAAACGTGATGGCGATCACCGCGACCGGAATGGAGGCGCTGACCGTGAGGCCGACTTTGAGTACCAGATACAGCGAGGATGCTCCAAAAATCATCCCCAGTACCACGCCCATCACGAGCGCGCGCAGGGTGAATTCGGGAAGCACGGCCGAGGCCGGGATATACGGTTTAAATTCGGGAGCGGCGATTTCTTTTGGCATTTTTCTACCTTATTGTGGTGTCAAATCTAGGCTGATGCATCGTGTACGCCAGCCTGCTGCGTTGATCGTGCCTTAGTGTCTCCGCCAAGGCGCATCAAAAATAGGACTTACGAAAAACCGCCCCTGCGTCGTTGTATCCGCCTTGCCGTACTAAAGTACTGTCTTCGGCGGTACGCCTAGCCGGAGCAATTTTGCGTCAGTCCTAAAAAACTCAGAGCAAAATACTGAGTCTGGGCATTATCCCGCTTTTTACTCTGCCTATGCAATCTCCGTGACTAGCAAATTAGCTAATGTGCTGACTCTGTTGTATTCGCTTTGCTGCGTCTTTACCCATTTTTTACTTATTATCTTGCGTGCTCAAACTAGGTAAGACCTTAATACTGCGAATCAGGGGATTTCTCCATGCCAGTACAGTCAGCAATAGTGCCAAGATGCCGGCGAACCCCAGGGCATAGCGTAAGCCTAGATGTTCGCCCAGCCAGCCACCGATCAGGGCTCCGGGGCCAGCCGGCAGCAGGATCAGCCAGCGCATGGTACTAGTCATGCGACCCAGCATGGGTTCTGGCGTGACCGCCTGGCGTAGCGCCAGAAAATTAATGAAAATTAGCACACCACCGACTGAAAAACACGCCAGCATTACGGCAAATGCGGCGATGCCCCAGGCGTTCGCCGGCGCGATCGCCAATAGACACCAACCCAGGCTGCAGACCGCGACGCCCAGTACCATACAGGGCCCAGGACCCAGGCTGCGACTGATGCGATTGCCGTAGACACTGGCAATGATGGTGCCCACCCCCATGCCCATATAACTGAGACCTACCGCCTGCTCAGATAAGCCCAGGATGCGGGTGGCGAATAAAATTTGCACCACCAGCGCGGCGTTGTAGCAGAGTTGCCAGGTGCCGACCATCAGGGCCAAAGTAATTAGTAGTGGTTTGTGGGCGACAAAGCGCACACCGGCTTTTAGATCGGTCCAGAAGTGGGCATCTTCGCGTACCGGGCGTATCTCTAGAATTTTGATGCCACGCAGTATCAGTGCCGAGCTTAGCAATAACAGCGCATCGGCCAGTAAAGCTAAGGGCGCACCGAGCAATTTAATCAAAGCACCAGCGCTAGCTGGCCCCGCTACTTCGGCACCGGAAGTGGCTAGCGCATTTTTTGCATAGGCTTCTACCAGTCTTTCGCGCGGTACGATTTGCGTCAGTACAATCTGCGCGGCGGTACCAGCGGTGGTATTGACTGCACCAATCAGAAAACCGACCACATACAGCCAGCGCATATCCAGGTAACCCAGCCACCATGCCAAAGGCACGCTTGCAACACCGACAGCGATCATGCTCTCGCCGACAATATACACAGGGAGCTTTTTGACGCGGTCTAACCAGACGCCGGACGGCAGCGAAAGTAAAACAAAGGGCAGGGTTTCCATAAAAATCAGGATACCCATCTGGGTTGGGCTGGCCTTTAGCAGTACGGCCGCCGTCAAAGGCAGGGCCAGCATGGTGATTTGCGCACCGAAGGAGCTGATCAGGATCGAGGTCCAGAGACGCCGATAGACGAGGTCGCGCAAGAGATCGCGTTTCGGCAAAGAAAAGCGGGACGAGATACTTTGTCTGAGAGAGATAAACATTTTTTACCTATATTGTTTGCTCGCCGCCTTATGAGTAGTAAGCAAATTTAAGCATTTTGCACTCACCTCTATGCACGTAGTTCCGGACGAGGCAAGAGAGCAGAAGGAGGGGCTTGCAATGAGATTTCAAGAAAATAAGCGAGGGCTAGGTATTTTCTTGGGTAAATTAATTCGAGCAGCGTTTACAATGCTGCAAATGTGCACCAGAGTTTTTTATTATTCTAGATTGAGTGCCTATTTTAATTTTAGTTCCCGCAGGATGGTAAACAATGTTTGAAAAACCGATAGTAATGATCGACTTTGAGACCTCGGGCATGAGTCCGGATCAAGGCGATCGCGTGACCGAAGTGGCAGCGTTGCGAATTGTGGGCGGTGCCGTGGTGGATAGATATGTCTCGCTGATTAACTGCAATGTGCGGATTTCTTCCTTCATCACACAATTGACCGGCATTACCCAGTCCATGGTGAACCGCGCACCTTCATCTACCGAAGTGATCCCTGAATTACTTGAGTTCATAGGTAAAGATACCTTGGCTGCTCACAACGCCAGTTTTGATGAGAAATTTTTACAAGCCGAGAGTGCACGACTGGGCTTGCGTTCGCAACACGATGGTCTGATTTGTTCGGTGAAGCTGGCGCGCCGTGTGTATCCAGGTTTAAGCTCGTATTCGCTAGGAGCTCTGGCCGCAAGTCTGGGCATACGTTTTAAAGGCAATGCGCACAGAGCCGAGGCGGATGCCGAAGTGGCATCGGCTTTGCTGTTGCAGGTGGGTGCAGATCTGAGCGAACGTTATGGCATGCGTAGTGTGGCACCGTCACTGCTACAGCAAATCAATAAGCTGACAGCTGCCAAGGTGCCTGCCTATCTGGATAAACTGAACGCACCTCCAACTGTCATCGTCAAACCAGCTGCAGCCGCTAGAGCCTCGAAAAAGACAGTCAGTCAGCCGCAGCTGTATCGCCATTATAAAGGCGGCATTTATGAGCTGGTGTGCGAAGCCACCCAAGAGTCCGATCTGACGCCGGTGATCGTGTATCGCTCACACAATGGTAGTGTTTGGACCCGGCCTAAAGAGGTGTTTTTTGAGATGGTGGAAGTCAACGGAGTGATGCTGCAACGCTTCACCCCGTTGTAGTTATAGACTGCGCGGTGCTCAGGACTGCGAGGGCGCTGCGCTAGTCGGATTGTCTTTAATCAGCCTGCGCAAGGTCGGCACCAGGATCACCATCAAAACACCAACGGCGACGCTACCCCAACCCAAGTTTGAAAAAATACTGTAATAGGTCGGGTTGGTGGAATGTGCCAGGCCTTCAGTTGCTTCTGGAATAAAGCCCGAGAAGTAGCTCGATAATACCGATGCTACACCTGTGCACAGCATAAACGTCCCCATCATCAGACCCTGGTATTGACGTGGGGCCAGCTTACCTATCATGGCGTAGCCGACTGGTGAAATCAGTAGTTCTCCCAGACTCTGTAGCAGGTAGCTGATGGCTATCCATTTAAACGCACTCAAGCCATCGGCACCGGCCAGCGAAATGCCCAGCGGCAGCACTAAAAAGCCAGCACCGATCAAGAGTAGGGAGGCGGCGAACTGTCTTGGAATATCAATGTTCCAGCCTTTGGCGCGCAACTTGTCAAACCAGATCGCTACCAGTGGGCCGCCGACCATAATCGCGAAGCTATTGATGTTTTGTATCCACTGCGGTGCGATCTCTATACCCCACACCATGCGATTGACATTATTCACCGCAAATAATTGCAGACCGACTGGTGCCATGGTGTAAGAAGTCCAAAACACTAAGGAGCCCAGGGTCAGCATCAGATAGGCCCACATATTATTGCGTTCTCTGAGGTCCTTATGTTTGAGCGTCAGCACGGTCAAGATGATCGCTATCAGTATGCCTATGCTGATCACCAGATTGCCGCTCAATTCTGCGTGTTGCAGCATCACATGTACTAAGGGCACCAAGCCGACCAGGATCGCCAGGCCAACCAGGAAGCGCCACTTAAATTGCTGAGGGGTGGCGTCTAATAAACGGGTATTCAAATCGCCCAATACTTTCCAGTTAAACCCGGCCAACACGATCGCGAGAAAATTTCCTACGGTGGCGAAGATGAACAGGCTAGGGTAGTCTTCCTGCAATTGGAAGTAACCGGCTACCGTAAAGCCAACAAAAAAACCCAGATTCATACCCGCGTAATTCCACAGGAAGGCACTTTCGCGGCGCGTATCTTCGGGCTTAAATCTTTGCGTCAGCATCAGGTTAAGGCAGGTGACATTGAGACCGCTGCCGGTCAGGAAAAACGCCAGTCCCCAATATAATTGCGACACCGAGCCACCGGCAATGCAGGCACAGCCTATGACTTGCGCCACCATGCCGCCAACAAACAGGTTGCGGTTACTCATGAAGCGCCCGCCCAAATAGCCGCCGAATAAATGTAGGCCATAGTTAAAGGCACCAAACACGCCCATGATGGCGGTCGCATCCTTGGCACTGAAATTGAGCTTCTTTGTGGCGTACAGAACCAGCGTCGAGTACAGAACGGCAAACCCGAGGGTGGCAAAAATTTGTATAAAAAATAGAGCGCCAGCACCTTCGGGGATGGCGGAAATTTTTTGTTTGAGGGTTAGCACACGGGTCTCCGGGTTATTTTTATTGATTTGTAGGACTTACGCAAAACCGCCCCAACTTTGTTGTATTCGCCCCTAGTCGTCCATCGTACAAAAGTACTGTCTTCGGGGGTACGCCTAGCTGGGATAATTTTGCATAAGTCTTAAGTGGTCTGGCATTGTAAATCAAGAGTCTAAAAATTTTGTAGGGATCTTTCGTCTAGGAAATGAACGAACTGCCTGTCTGGTCCACTCTAAACAAGCAATCCGGATATTTTGTGCGTTTCAGTGAAAAAGCATGCGAAAATTGCAGACTAACTATTGGAGAGTCTATGTCTTATCTGAACCGGAAACGGGCGCTGCTATTGAGCCTGGTTTTATTCTGTCACGGTGCCAGTCTCACTGCCCATGCCGAATCGGTACTGCGCTTGTCGACTACGACCAGCACCGAAAATTCTGGTTTGCTCAAAGTCTTGTTGCCGCAGTTTGAGGCGCAGACGCATATCAAGGTTCATGTGATTTCTGTTGGTACTGGCAAGGCACTGGAGCTGGCCAAGAATGGCGACGTCGATGTAACGCTGGTGCATGCCCGCGCTGCCGAAGATAAATTTATGGCTGAAGGCCATGGCGTCAATCGACGCGATGTCATGTACAACGATTTCATCATTGTCGGGCCAGTTGAGGATGCCGCTGGCATCAAAGGCAGTCGTGATGTGATTGCAGCGATGCGCAAAATCGTCGCAGCGAAAGTTAAGTTTGTGTCGCGCGGAGATAATTCTGGCACCGATCAAATGGAACAAGCTTACTGGAAAGAGGTTGGCGCTAAACCGCAGGCGGGCGCTTACGTGTCGGCGGGCCTGGGCATGGGCGAGGTCTTGACCATGGCCGCGCAAATGCAGGCCTATACCCTGACCGATAGAGCTACTTACGGTGCTTATCGTGCTAAGACTGGGCTGGCTGTACTGGTTGAGGGGGACGCTAAGATGTTTAATCCGTATGGCATCATCGCGGTGAATCCTGCAAAGTACAAGGATATCAATATTGAGGGCGCCAATAGCCTGATAAACTGGCTCACTTCCGCACCAGGTCAGGCCGCCATCAATGCTTTTAGAGTAGATGCTCAGCAGTTGTTTTTTGCTGCATATAAAAAATAAGCATCGCGCTGAGGTGGCGATAATGCACAATGCCAGTCTAAGCAAAACCTCAGCCTGATGTGCACGCTGATAAAGAGGGTTTCAAACTGAAACCAGATGGAGACAAAAATGACGATCAGTTTCAAGATGAATGGTAAGCCTGTAACCTGTAATTCTGCCGACGATACCCCGCTGTTGTGGGTGATCCGCGATGAATTGGGATTGACCGGCACTAAATTTGGCTGCGGTGCGGCGCTGTGTGGTGCCTGTACCGTGCATCTGGACGGCGCGCCAGTGCGCTCTTGCCAAACGCCGCTCGCTAGCGTGGCCGGTAAAGAGGTGGCGAGCATAGAATCATTATCGAGCGATAATTCGCATGTCTTGCAAAAGGCCTGGATCGCCCACGATGTACCGCAATGTGGCTACTGCCAATCGGGCCAGCTGATGAGTGCTGCCGCGCTTTTGGCGGAGAATAAAAATCCTAGCGATAGCGATATCGACAATGCCATGAGCGGCAATATCTGCCGCTGCGGCACCTATCCGCGCATCCGTGCTGCCATCAAGAGCGCAGCTGCTGAGCTGCGTACAAGTAAGTAACTTATTTGGGAACTTCTAAAAACCCATAATCGTGCGCATCGCGGCGTTACAAATCCTCGCAATACCGACGTATTGCTCCGGTTTGCGCCTTGCGCTGCATCCCGATTAACGGGTTTTTAGAAGTTCCCGTTTTCGATTGCCCAGTATCCATGCGCCTTCCAGCCCATTTTAGGTCTGCAAGGCGCATGGATACTGCGCATAGCGTTTTGGCTTTGAGGTAGAGCAATGGATAGTATCGATCTGGAAGTCTTGAAAACCTGTGATCTCTGGCTTACTGGCGGACAGCAGGTGGCGCTGGTGACGGTGATCAAGACCTGGGGCTCTAGTCCCAGACCAGTAGGGGCAACGCTGGCTATTTGTGAGGACGGACGCGTGGTCGGCTCGGTTTCCGGTGGTTGCATCGAGGATGATCTGATTGATAGAGTCAAGCGTGAAGGTATCAATCTCGGGCGGCCTGAGCTGCTTACCTATGGCATCACGGCCGATGAAGCGCATCGTTTCGGTCTGCCTTGCGGCGGCACCATACAATTGGCGATAGAGCCGCTGTCTGAAAAAAGCCGGATTCCAGAGTTATTGCAACGCCTGAGTAAGCATGAATTAGTGGCGCGCCGACTCGCTTTAGACTCCGGTCTGGTCAGTTTACTGCCAGCCGCGCCGGAAGATAATTTGAATTTGTCTGAGCAGGCGCTCACTAGCATCCATGGTCCGCGTTGGCGACTCTTGATCATCGGTGCCGGGCAATTGTCGCGCTTTTTGGCCAGTATTGCGCTGGCCATGGATTATCTGGTGACGGTTTGCGATCCGCGTGAAGAATATCGTGATGGCTGGCAAGTGGAGGGCGTGCAAGTGCTGCATGCCATGCCGGACGATCTGGTGCTAGAGATGCGCCTGGATAGCCGCAGCGCAGTGCTGGCGCTCACGCACGACCCTAAGCTCGACGATCTGGCCTTGATGGAAGCTTTGAAGTCGCCAGCATTTTACGTCGGTGCGATAGGTTCCAGGTTAAATAACGCAAAACGGCGTGAGCGACTCAAAGAGTTTGATCTGACTGAAGATCAATTGGCCAGGCTACATGGCCCGGTCGGTATGTACATAGGCAGCAAGACTCCGGCAGAAATCGCTATTTCTATTTTGGCGCAATTGACGGCAGTCAAGAATCATGTGCCTTTAGCGGCGGCACTGTCGATAGCGCAGGCCAAAAGCGTGCTGGCATCTTGAGTAAAAACTTCTGCAATTTGGATAAAGCGCGAATTTAAGCAAGCTTTGCCGATTTTTAGCTGGCTAAACGCAGATTTACTCACTGAATTCGCGTAAAATTCCACCCAACATCAATTGGCAGGAGTAAGGCATGAGTATTAAGTCAGACAAGTGGATACGCCGCATGGCGGAGCAGCAGGGCATGATAGAGCCGTTTTCGCCAGGCCAGGTACGCGAAGAAAACGGTCAGAAAATCGTTAGCTACGGCACTTCATCGTATGGTTACGATATACGCTGTGCCGATGAGTTCAAGATTTTTACCAACATCAATAGCACCATCGTCGATCCTAAGAATTTTGACGAAAAATCCTTCGTCGATTTTAAGGGCGATGTCTGCATCATCCCACCTAACTCATTTGCGTTAGCACGCACCATAGAATATTTCCGTATTCCACGTAGCGTATTGACGATCTGTCTGGGTAAATCAACCTATGCGCGTTGCGGCATCATCGTCAACGTAACCCCGTTCGAGCCAGAGTGGGAAGGTTATGTGACGCTGGAATTTTCCAACACCACCCCCTTGCCAGCCAAGATTTACGCTGGTGAAGGCTGCGCTCAGGTCTTGTTTTTTGAGAGCGACGAAATTTGCGAAACTTCGTACAAAGACCGTGGCGGCAAATATCAAGGACAACGCGGTGTGACTTTGCCTAAGGCCTAGGTTTTAAACTTCAAACGTTCAACCTTTGCATTCGTAACGCTGTAGAAAAAAAAGGACCTCAGTTTGAGGTCCTTTTTGTTTAACGCTAGCGTATCCAGTCTTAACTTGCGAGCTCAGCACCTAGTCGTACGCAGTCAACAAAGTAACCGCGTTTTCCGTCGACTTCTGCTTTGACCAAGCCGTGGCAATCGGTCTCGAAACCTGGGAATTGCTCGTTAAAGCTACGCACAAATTTCAAGTAATCGACGATAGTCTTATTGAAGCGCTCACCCGGTATCAGCAAAGGGATGCCCGGTGGGTAAGGCGTCAATAAGATGGCCGTGACGCGGCCTTCCAGATCATCGATAGAAACACGATCGAGTTCCCTGTGCGCCATCTTGGAGAAGGCGTCCGACGGTTTCATCGCCGGTTGCATATCCGACAGGTACATCTCTGTCGTCAGGCGCGCCACATCATGCGATTTGTAGACCTCATGGATGCTCTGGCACAGATCTTTTAAGCCTGAGCCTTCGTAACGTGGATTGGCCGCCGCAAACTCGGGCAAGATGCGCCACATCGGTTGGTTTTTATCGTAATCGTCTTTAAATTGCTGTAAAGCTGTCAGCAAAGTATTCCAGCGGCCCTTGGTGATGCCGATAGTGAACATGATGAAGAATGAATACAGTCCGCATTTTTCTATGATCACGCCATGCTCAGCCAGATACTTGGTGACGATGGAGGCGGGGATGCCGGACTCACCAAATTTACCTTCCAGCGACAGGCCGGGGGTAACAATGGTGGCCTTGATAGGATCGAGCATATTGAAGTTAGGCGCTAAGTTACCAAAACCATGCCAGTCGTCTTCGGCGCGTATCATCCAGTCTTCTTGCGATCCCATGCCGTCTTCTGACAGAGTTTCCGGACCCCAGACCTGGAACCACCAGTCCTTACCCCATTCCTGATCGACCTTGCGCATGGCACGGCGGAAATCGAGCGCTTCAACGATAGATTCTTCAACCAGTGCGGTGCCGCCCGGTGCTTCCATCATTGCTGCAGCCACATCGCAAGAGGCAATAATCGCGTATTGCGGTGAGGTCGAAGTGTGCATCAGATAGGCTTCATTGAAGCTGTCTTTATCCAATTTGACCGTTTGTGATTCGCGTACCAGAATCTGCGATGCCTGTGAAATACCGGCTAGCAATTTGTGGGTGGACTGCGTAGAGAAAATCATGGATTTCTTGGCCCGTGGTCTGTCTTTGCCTATCGCATGCATATCCTGGTAGAAATTATGGAAGGTCGCGTGTGGCAACCAAGCCTCATCAAAATGCAGGGTATCGATCTCGCCGTCTAGCATTTCTCGCAAAGTTTCTACGTTGTAGAGCACGCCATCGTAAGTTGATTGCGTAATGGTCAGGATGCGCGGCTTCTTGTTTTTGGCTTCACGTGCGAAAGGATTGGCCTCTATCTTGCGCTGTATGCTTTCCATCGTGAATTCTTCCAGCGGGATCGGTCCTATGATGCCCAGATGGTTACGCGTCGGCATCAAAAATACCGGAATAGCGCCGCACATGATGATGGAGTGCAAAATCGATTTATGGCAGTTACGATCCACCACCACGATGTCGCCGGGCGCCACCGTAGAATGCCACACCATCTTATTCGAGGTGGAGGTGCCATTGGTCACGAAGTAGCAATGGTCGGCATTGAAAATACGTGCGGCATTGCGCTCAGAAGCTGCCACCGGACCGGTGTGGTCCAATAATTGGCCAAGTTCTTCTACCGCATTGCAGACGTCGGCGCGCAACATGTTTTCACCAAAAAACTGGTGAAACATCTGGCCTATAGGTGACTTCAGAAACGCCACGCCGCCAGAGTGGCCAGGGCAGTGCCAAGAGTAAGAGCCATCATTGGCGTAATGCACCAGCGCGCGGAAAAACGGCGGCGCCAGACTGTCGAGATAGGACTTGGCTTCGCGGATAATGTGGCGCGCCACGAATTCAGGGGTATCTTCAAACATATGAATGAAGCCATGCAGTTCGCGCAGAATATCGTTAGGGATATGGCGCGAGGTGCGCGTTTCGCCATACAGATAAATAGGAATGTCAGAGTTCTTGTAGCGAATTTCTTCGACGAAGGCGCGCAGCGGTTTTAAGGCGTGGTCGCTTTCCTCGTCGGAACCGGCACCAAATTCTTCATCATCGATGGAGAGAATAAAGGCCGATGCGCGTGATTGTTGCTGCGCGAATTGGGATAAATCGCCATAACTGGTGACGCCCAGTACTTCCATACCTTCTTTTTCCATGGCATCGGCAAGCGCGCGAATACCAAGACCAGAGGTATTTTCAGAACGGAAATCTTCGTCAATGATGACGATGGGGAAGCGGAATTTCATGGAGGTCTCCAAAAAAGCTTGTTGCAAGGGAGACGCCTGGGCAAGTTAACTCAACCGCTTGCGCGCCAAAAATTTTAAAGAATCGAATTCTCTCAGATATGTGGGCCTAGATGTAAAAAAATACGCTGAAATAGCGGCAAATTTCAAAGATTTCATACTGCTGTCATGCTGCAATAAAAAGAGCTTAGGCGTTTTGTAAAAAAATGCTGTTTGTACATCAATATCGATGCCTATTTTGTCTTGCGAGAGTGTGGCTTTTTAGTCTGGCGGCCTTGCTCGCTAAGAGTGTAGTGCGATTTGTCGGTTTTTTGGGCTAAGTTGGCCTTATCTGCGCTGAAAAAAGTGCAAATGCCTGAACAAGTGCTTGAATAATTGTTTGTTGAATGCTATCTTTTTGCTGTGGTAAAAAGCGCATCTTCTTAAACTTAAAGGAAATAAAATGAATAAAATTGTTAACATCCTGGCGACTTTGGCTTTGCTGTCTAGCCCTTACGCAGTGCAAGCGGCGACCACATCGACCGATCCTATCGTGCAAGGCCGGGTCGCGATGAGTGATGCGGAAAAAGCCAAAAAAGCGGAAGTTAAAGCGGCTCGCAAAGAATACAGCGCAAGCAAATCTCAGGCTAAGGCAGAATTAGCTGCAGAGAAGAAAGAAAATGCGGCAAAAGCGAAAGCCGCTGCGGCTGAAGGTAAAGATGCACTGGTGGTTAAGCGTGAGTTAGACGCCGCTTCTTCGGCAACTTACAAAGCAAAAATCAAAGCGGCTGATGAAAAGCTGGGCGCAAATAAAAAAGCCTCTAAATCTGCCATGAATGAGAAAAAAGCAGAAGCTACAGAAAAGATGGAAAAAGATTTGAAGAAGTAAATTGCTCAGAATTAGCGCGGTAAGTGAGCGCTAGATGAAAAAAAATCTGGATCACTGCGAAGTGATCCAGATTTTTTTTGTCCAGCAGGTATATTTTAAAATCGATAGCTGGCCGATGAAAACACTGTGACCGGTGTTTTTTGAACTACGAAAGGGCTATTTGCCGCATCACCAAGGATTTGCTTTACCGAGGTGCCGGTAATCAGAGTCCAGTTGGTGTCTATGCTCCAATGCCAGTTGGCGCCTATCTTCATGTCGGTCAAGCCAGCACCGGCGCTATATTGGCTATAACCGCTAGCGGCCGCCTGCTGCGCGTTGACGCCGTAATAAGATTGCATATAGGTGCTATTCGCCCAATTCACGCTGAACAAGGCCGAGAAGCGATGTTGCGCATTGATAGGGCGGAAATAACGACCACCCAGACTCAGTTGCGCGCCGTTGTGATCTAAACCTGAACCGTAGCGCAATGAGGATAGAACCGCATAAGTAGGGTTGATGTAGTAGTTGAAAAAAGCGCCAGGTTCTACCGTGGTATCGATATCACCCAGGCCTTTTAATTTAGCTGATTTTGTTTCGTCGCGGCCGGGTTCTGCGGTCATGCGCACGCCGTATTGCAGGGAGGGGTCTTTGGAAAAGTTATAGCCAAGACCGGAGACCGCACTGAAAAATACGCCATTTTTCCATTGCGCATCAAAGGCTGGGTAGGCGGCAATGCGGCGCTCATCCGAACCTGAGTACTTAGGTGCAGAGATGACCACGGCTCCTAAGGAAAAATTGACGTTCCCTTGGATATACGGTGTAGGTGTGAGTTGCGCGAAATCGAGAACCTGCGCTTGGGCAGTCGAGGCGGTAAACGAGGCTGCCAATAGTAAGGCAAGGCTTAGATATTTTTTCATTTTCTTCTTGGTTTTTTCTTAGATATGTAACCAGGCCAGAGCCGCGATGCCCACGCCTGCTGCAGCAACACCGTACGAGGTAAATTGCAGCCATTTTTTCTTGGTCAGCAAGGTGATCGCTGCCAGTGAAATAGCGATTTGTAAAGCCGTCATTGCTTGCGCCCAACGGTGATGCTGGTGCAATGCTGCTTCGGA from Undibacterium parvum includes these protein-coding regions:
- a CDS encoding OPT family oligopeptide transporter; translated protein: MPKEIAAPEFKPYIPASAVLPEFTLRALVMGVVLGMIFGASSLYLVLKVGLTVSASIPVAVIAITFFRLINKLGGKDSTILENSITQTAGSAGESIAFGLGVTMPAILILGFDLEISRVALVAVLGGLLGILLMIPMRRAMIVENHGVLKYPEGTACAEVLKAAATDSSRAAAGESSNPHAQDEAGKRAAIIFGGFAVGILYKVINVAFKGWKDTPEVAFGAPLKGGSMGIEVSPELLGVGYIIGPKIASVMAAGGVMSYLLLIPMIKFFGDSLSVPLSPGVKLISEMSPHDVRSAYVLYIGAGAVAAGGLISLVRAMPTIWRSLSAGLSGLKKTDQSGAPRAAEVRLRTDQDIPMKWVLIGALSIIAVITFATPLHMNLLGALLILVFGFLFATVSSRLTGEIGSSSNPISGMTVATLLFTCLIFLIMGWTGGQYYVTALSVGAIVCIASSNAGTTSQDLKTGYILGATPRLQQYAILAGALSSALILGPILLKLNDAGTVYVPAAQVAPSLMTDASKLSDTAQLQGPQAEQDQGTYKVWHKSDTVGGPAGKYLVDNAGKAVYLVDPGINGAYNKRPDGTEVKKYDAPKAVLMSYIIKGILDRQLPWTLVLFGVMIALVLEMAGIPSLAFAVGVYLPLSSSAPLFVGGIIRYLVDRRNNKLEQNKNLSEEEQQAAGDSGSGTLLASGYIAGGALGGIVIAFTAGILTDFDKKLGDWATANNPFFEGINANGLSMLPYALIVLGLFWVAREKNKPAA
- a CDS encoding DUF1653 domain-containing protein, whose amino-acid sequence is MFEKPIVMIDFETSGMSPDQGDRVTEVAALRIVGGAVVDRYVSLINCNVRISSFITQLTGITQSMVNRAPSSTEVIPELLEFIGKDTLAAHNASFDEKFLQAESARLGLRSQHDGLICSVKLARRVYPGLSSYSLGALAASLGIRFKGNAHRAEADAEVASALLLQVGADLSERYGMRSVAPSLLQQINKLTAAKVPAYLDKLNAPPTVIVKPAAAARASKKTVSQPQLYRHYKGGIYELVCEATQESDLTPVIVYRSHNGSVWTRPKEVFFEMVEVNGVMLQRFTPL
- a CDS encoding peptide MFS transporter, translated to MLTLKQKISAIPEGAGALFFIQIFATLGFAVLYSTLVLYATKKLNFSAKDATAIMGVFGAFNYGLHLFGGYLGGRFMSNRNLFVGGMVAQVIGCACIAGGSVSQLYWGLAFFLTGSGLNVTCLNLMLTQRFKPEDTRRESAFLWNYAGMNLGFFVGFTVAGYFQLQEDYPSLFIFATVGNFLAIVLAGFNWKVLGDLNTRLLDATPQQFKWRFLVGLAILVGLVPLVHVMLQHAELSGNLVISIGILIAIILTVLTLKHKDLRERNNMWAYLMLTLGSLVFWTSYTMAPVGLQLFAVNNVNRMVWGIEIAPQWIQNINSFAIMVGGPLVAIWFDKLRAKGWNIDIPRQFAASLLLIGAGFLVLPLGISLAGADGLSAFKWIAISYLLQSLGELLISPVGYAMIGKLAPRQYQGLMMGTFMLCTGVASVLSSYFSGFIPEATEGLAHSTNPTYYSIFSNLGWGSVAVGVLMVILVPTLRRLIKDNPTSAAPSQS
- a CDS encoding substrate-binding domain-containing protein produces the protein MSYLNRKRALLLSLVLFCHGASLTAHAESVLRLSTTTSTENSGLLKVLLPQFEAQTHIKVHVISVGTGKALELAKNGDVDVTLVHARAAEDKFMAEGHGVNRRDVMYNDFIIVGPVEDAAGIKGSRDVIAAMRKIVAAKVKFVSRGDNSGTDQMEQAYWKEVGAKPQAGAYVSAGLGMGEVLTMAAQMQAYTLTDRATYGAYRAKTGLAVLVEGDAKMFNPYGIIAVNPAKYKDINIEGANSLINWLTSAPGQAAINAFRVDAQQLFFAAYKK
- a CDS encoding MFS transporter; the encoded protein is MFISLRQSISSRFSLPKRDLLRDLVYRRLWTSILISSFGAQITMLALPLTAAVLLKASPTQMGILIFMETLPFVLLSLPSGVWLDRVKKLPVYIVGESMIAVGVASVPLAWWLGYLDMRWLYVVGFLIGAVNTTAGTAAQIVLTQIVPRERLVEAYAKNALATSGAEVAGPASAGALIKLLGAPLALLADALLLLSSALILRGIKILEIRPVREDAHFWTDLKAGVRFVAHKPLLITLALMVGTWQLCYNAALVVQILFATRILGLSEQAVGLSYMGMGVGTIIASVYGNRISRSLGPGPCMVLGVAVCSLGWCLLAIAPANAWGIAAFAVMLACFSVGGVLIFINFLALRQAVTPEPMLGRMTSTMRWLILLPAGPGALIGGWLGEHLGLRYALGFAGILALLLTVLAWRNPLIRSIKVLPSLSTQDNK